The genome window ctaatttattttgctagagtgaggccatgagccGCAACATAAATACGtagatttatttttcaattgcttaagtgttgttacatgcttgctttgatattttcaatcactgaattaaactatctatgtaccttgatgcttgatcaccattaggatgcttagaaaagttatcggatgcaattttgaacgaatttcacgttaaaattggttgtgcttcttgtgattgaggattgtactctcctaaggtaaatatcatgctcttagggattacatggtttaacaaaaggattttcaccaagattaatgaatcactcatgtttatatttaatccaaatgtcatggataagttgcatgtagtggtatgcgttttagcttgaatgtcacaagtaaaacatacacaaggaaaatccaaccttcaaagcatgtgtgttttcaattatttaagcaattggaagagctacgtaggagtgttgttggtaaaggttgaactctagcatattgtcaatctatttttcttcaatcatttattttatcttgaattttctcatttacttgttttgttaaGTTGAATCATTGTTCCTATAAGCAAAttcccattttagatatttgtttaattcACATCCAGTAGTTTTTAGTTTCGTCAAATTAGTGTAATTCTTAGAGTTAAATAAGtaaatacacaaaaactcgtaaattgtttatatcagtccctgaggagatcgaccttgcttgagccattctatactacaaacacttgttctcttgcaagaattttctatggtttaaccttttgttttacaagtggtaaaatcgctatcaagaaattggcacCGTTGCCGGGGACTGTGCCAACAGTTCCCGAgcttttgtgtttatttttcttatgcttaTATTTATGTCTTATTTTTgttaatcattaaaaaaaaacagcaattaATTTAATTGAGTTTTGATCTTTGATTAAGTGCAGTGGATATGTGGTGTGAGatttttgtctttgtttaaCTAACTAGGGGTTGCCAATTTGCATAAATTGTGTTTTTAATTCATCTAGGTTTActtactttcttttcctttttgttgtttAGTTACTTtctgttaagttttattttattttacttttatttttatttttattttttatttttttggcttAATATTTCTGTTGTTTGTTCAGGTGTAGTACATGGTGATTGGAACAAGGTCCAAGAATCAAGTGCTTATTCCTTACGACCCTGAACCAGAGAGAAGTGCAAGGAAGTTAGCTAGAGAAAAATATTTAGCACAAGATTCCAACCTTGGTGATACTTTTCTTAAGGATTTGTTCCGTGATCCTGAGAGCAGCACATCTATTTTCCAACCTTTGGCACTAGTTGCACACATGGCCCTAGCCTTACCTGCAGCAGTCAACCTTTAAGGAATTCATTGGCAGCGAGAATCAATGCAGTGCCAAGGTGCATTTTATATCCAGATGTGGAAGATGGGACAACCTTTGAAATCAAACCTCACATCCTCAACATATTGCCATCCTTTCATGGGTTGCCAAACAGTGATCCCAACATGCATTTGGCTGATTTTATTGAGGCATGTGACAACACCATAATCAGAGGTTTCTCTTCTGAAGCTATCAAGTTACGCTTGTTCCCGTTCTCTTTGAAGGACAAAGCTAAGGCGTGGCTGCATTCTCTGCCTGCCAATAGCATTACAACATGGACAGAATTGCAAGAAAAATTTCTCAAtaaattttttccttcttccaagACTCTTGCACTTAAGAAAGAGATATTGGCTTTCGCTCAAAAACCAAACGAGTCTTTCCATGAAGCTTGGGAAAGGTATAATGAGATGTACACAAAATGTCCTCATGCTGGGTTTCATTCTAACCTTCAAATGAACATATTTTATGATGGTCTCAATGCCACCACCAAGAGTCAAGTGAATGCATCTGATGGAGGGTCGTTAATGTCAAAATCTGCAAGGGAAGCATTTGAGTTGTTTGATATGATGGCTTCTGAATCCCAACAATGGACAAAagaacaaacacaaaagagGGGAGTTTTTGAGATTTCTCAGAGTTCTCCTAATGTTTCTGCTCAAATTGCTAAAATGGAAAAGAATTTTAATGCCAAGTTTGCTGCCTTAATGCAGGTTTCTTCCATGCCCAATGCCCAGGAAGCTTGCATCATTTGTAGTGAGAAAACTCATGACATCACTCAATGCCCCAACAAGGATAGCTATCCTAAGCTTGTGCAAGAGCATGTGAATATGGTGAATAATTTCATTAGACCCAGAAGTGACCTTATTCCAATACATATAATCCTGGGTGGAAGAACCACCCCAATCTCAGTTGGGGTGGCAACCAACAACCACGTCCATACCAACAGTCTTACCAATcaactagtgagactaagaaaccATCTCTTGAAGACCAAATGTTACAGCTAGCTCAACATATGTCTGCTCTCTCTAATAGCACCAACAATTTTGTCCAATCCACACAAACTAGCATTCAGAATCTCACGGCATCAGTGGGGAATTTGGAGACTCAAGTTGGACAACTTGCTACCATGTTCaatgaaagagagaaaggaaagttCCCGAGCCAATCTGAGCAAAATCCAAGAGGGATGGAGCATTGCAAAGTAATACGGACATTGAGAAGTGGCAAGAGTTATGACAACAGAGAAGTGGTGCACCATGAAGccgaagtggaagaagaagagtttACTGAAAGTGCACCGTTAGCTGCAAAGTCTCGGTTAGAGGCTATTTCTGTAGCAGGTATTCCAGATCCTAGTACAAGTGACAAAGTGCAATCTCGACCCAACTCTGATGCAAACAAGGAAAAAGCCCTTGGTAGTTTATTTGCACCTTCTGACAAGCCACCATACAAGCCACCTTTGCCATTTCCACAACGGCAGCAATAACGTTCCAAGGATCAACAATGCATTGAATTCATGAAGACGTTGGTTAAGGTTCAAATTAATTTGCCTCTATTAGATGCTGTTAAACAAATCCCATCATATGCCAAATTTCTGAAGGAGCTATgttctaaaaagaaaaagttcttGGAATACAAGAAGGTGATTTTAACTGAGCAATGCAGTGCTGTCCTCTTACATAAGCTACCACCCAAGAAGAAAGATCCGGGGAGTTTCACTATCTCTTGTACTATTGGTAGTCTTGATTTTCATAAAGTATTGATTGATTTAGGAGCAAGTGTTAACCTTATGCCTTATTCTGTTTTTCAAAAATTAGGTGAAGGAGAACTCAAGCCCACATCTATGAGTCTTCAATTGGCAAATAGGTCCGTGACCTATCCTTTGGGTATTCTGGAAGATGTGATTATTAAAGTGGATAAATTCTATCTTCCAGCTGATTTCATTGTACTTGACATGGAGGAAGACAAGGAAGTGCCTCTCATTTTAGGCCGACCGTTCATGGCCACCGCCCGGACACTTATTAATGTGGAAGCAGGTACTTTAACCTTAAGAGTGCAAGGAGAGTCAGTTGTATTCAAACTCTTTGAAGCTGTCAAGCGTCATTTCGAACTTGAATAGTGTTTTCATGTTGATGTTATGGATGGGATTGTGCATGCAAACTTTGCCTTACGATCATCTAATGATGAGCTGTTAACTTGCCTCACCAACCATGATGCTACTTTATCTATGGAAGAAAATGTGGTGGACGTCATCGCTGCATTGGATAGTGCACAAATTCATAATCCAAAGTGGCGACATGTTTATGAAAGCCTTGGAGTGCCTAAGCAGCCCCTTCTTCCTTCAAGTGAGCAAGCTCCGAAGTTAGAACTCAAGCTACTACCGAGCCACCTCAAGTATGCTCATCTCGGGGTGAATGAGACCTTGCCTGTTATTATTGCTGTTGATCTTAATGACACGGAGGAAGACAAATTACTAAGAGTTCTTCGCAAGTATCAAGATGCTCTGGGGTGGACATTTGCTGACATAAAAGGCATTAGTCCAGCTTTGTGCATGCATATAATTTTTATGGAAACTGGGACTAAACCAATTGTTGAAGCTCAAAGACGTCTAAATCCGATCATGAAGGAAGTTGTAAGAGTTGAGGTGATGAAATTGCTTGATGCAGGTATTatttatccaatctcggat of Malus sylvestris chromosome 6, drMalSylv7.2, whole genome shotgun sequence contains these proteins:
- the LOC126625497 gene encoding uncharacterized protein LOC126625497 — encoded protein: MKTLVKVQINLPLLDAVKQIPSYAKFLKELCSKKKKFLEYKKVILTEQCSAVLLHKLPPKKKDPGSFTISCEGELKPTSMSLQLANRSVTYPLGILEDVIIKVDKFYLPADFIVLDMEEDKEVPLILGRPFMATARTLINVEAGTLTLRVQGESVVFKLFEAVKRHFELE